One window from the genome of Esox lucius isolate fEsoLuc1 chromosome 23, fEsoLuc1.pri, whole genome shotgun sequence encodes:
- the chst11 gene encoding carbohydrate sulfotransferase 11 isoform X4: MLSNIRTVPPYLKKNAVQLEFSSSAILHQVRRDQVAESCRAHSASSRKRRVLTPGDLKHLVVDEEHELIYCYVPKVACTNWKRVMMVLTGRGKYSDPMEIPSNEAHVPSNLKYLNQYSIAEINHRLKSYLKFLFVREPFERLVSAYRNKFTLKYNSSFHRRFGTKIVRRYRKNATQEALLNGADVKFQEFAEYLVDPATQRDGPLNEHWQTVYQLCHPCHIHYDLVGKYETLEEDANYVLRLTGVGESLRFPTYAKSTRTTDTMTAQFFNNISSQQQAQVYQLYKLDFLMFNYSMPSYLRLD, translated from the exons TTGGAGTTCTCCAGTTCGGCCATCCTCCACCAAGTAAGAAGAGACCAGGTAGCCGAGTCTTGTCGGGCCCACAGTGCCTCTAGCCGCAAGCGCCGGGTCCTGACCCCAGGTGACCTCAAACACCTGGTGGTGGACGAGGAGCATGAGCTTATCTACTGCTACGTGCCCAAGGTGGCCTGCACCAACTGGAAACGTGTGATGATGGTTCTCACTGGGCGTGGAAAATACAG TGACCCCATGGAGATCCCGTCCAATGAGGCTCACGTCCCGTCCAACCTGAAATATCTGAACCAGTACAGCATTGCAGAAATCAACCACCGCCTCAAGAGCTACCTCAAGTTCCTGTTTGTCCGTGAGCCCTTTGAGAGGCTAGTCTCCGCCTACCGCAACAAGTTCACCCTCAAGTACAACTCCTCTTTCCACCGCCGCTTCGGGACCAAGATCGTCCGCCGCTACCGCAAGAACGCTACGCAGGAAGCTCTGCTCAACGGCGCCGACGTCAAGTTCCAGGAGTTTGCAGAGTACCTTGTGGACCCGGCCACGCAGCGCGATGGACCACTCAACGAGCACTGGCAAACGGTTTACCAGCTGTGCCACCCTTGCCACATCCACTACGACCTGGTGGGCAAGTACGAGACCCTGGAGGAGGACGCCAACTACGTGCTTCGGCTGACTGGTGTGGGCGAGTCGCTGCGCTTCCCGACCTACGCCAAGTCCACGCGCACCACCGACACCATGACGGCCCAGTTCTTCAATAATATCAGCTCTCAGCAGCAGGCCCAGGTTTACCAGTTGTACAAACTGGATTTCCTCATGTTCAACTACTCCATGCCCAGCTACCTGCGGCTGGATTAA
- the chst11 gene encoding carbohydrate sulfotransferase 11 isoform X3, with product MRRNTLTSDMCCRKGSRNALQELYSPTQLEFSSSAILHQVRRDQVAESCRAHSASSRKRRVLTPGDLKHLVVDEEHELIYCYVPKVACTNWKRVMMVLTGRGKYSDPMEIPSNEAHVPSNLKYLNQYSIAEINHRLKSYLKFLFVREPFERLVSAYRNKFTLKYNSSFHRRFGTKIVRRYRKNATQEALLNGADVKFQEFAEYLVDPATQRDGPLNEHWQTVYQLCHPCHIHYDLVGKYETLEEDANYVLRLTGVGESLRFPTYAKSTRTTDTMTAQFFNNISSQQQAQVYQLYKLDFLMFNYSMPSYLRLD from the exons TTGGAGTTCTCCAGTTCGGCCATCCTCCACCAAGTAAGAAGAGACCAGGTAGCCGAGTCTTGTCGGGCCCACAGTGCCTCTAGCCGCAAGCGCCGGGTCCTGACCCCAGGTGACCTCAAACACCTGGTGGTGGACGAGGAGCATGAGCTTATCTACTGCTACGTGCCCAAGGTGGCCTGCACCAACTGGAAACGTGTGATGATGGTTCTCACTGGGCGTGGAAAATACAG TGACCCCATGGAGATCCCGTCCAATGAGGCTCACGTCCCGTCCAACCTGAAATATCTGAACCAGTACAGCATTGCAGAAATCAACCACCGCCTCAAGAGCTACCTCAAGTTCCTGTTTGTCCGTGAGCCCTTTGAGAGGCTAGTCTCCGCCTACCGCAACAAGTTCACCCTCAAGTACAACTCCTCTTTCCACCGCCGCTTCGGGACCAAGATCGTCCGCCGCTACCGCAAGAACGCTACGCAGGAAGCTCTGCTCAACGGCGCCGACGTCAAGTTCCAGGAGTTTGCAGAGTACCTTGTGGACCCGGCCACGCAGCGCGATGGACCACTCAACGAGCACTGGCAAACGGTTTACCAGCTGTGCCACCCTTGCCACATCCACTACGACCTGGTGGGCAAGTACGAGACCCTGGAGGAGGACGCCAACTACGTGCTTCGGCTGACTGGTGTGGGCGAGTCGCTGCGCTTCCCGACCTACGCCAAGTCCACGCGCACCACCGACACCATGACGGCCCAGTTCTTCAATAATATCAGCTCTCAGCAGCAGGCCCAGGTTTACCAGTTGTACAAACTGGATTTCCTCATGTTCAACTACTCCATGCCCAGCTACCTGCGGCTGGATTAA